In Scleropages formosus chromosome 10, fSclFor1.1, whole genome shotgun sequence, a single genomic region encodes these proteins:
- the LOC108932178 gene encoding LOW QUALITY PROTEIN: 4F2 cell-surface antigen heavy chain (The sequence of the model RefSeq protein was modified relative to this genomic sequence to represent the inferred CDS: inserted 1 base in 1 codon; deleted 2 bases in 1 codon) — protein sequence MPFSVDSDVGYGSTPRGPRLGSSPAGCPEASETGPLLIPVRELDPSPHRVRMSKKELERVAGGPGWRKPRSRPVLLFRVSWLSVLGAALAVFFPSPRPVAPSLRWWRKTPFYWESRTLLLSSRRVGTGAVNGARDRMQYLRSLGVGALIVEGLFSKDFPTPGLLKSNSSMGALSQLQHILAEGNKADLKILLDLCGLDLSDLSSTNLGNEMGESGNSTGLVRASTKILECLEQGVAGVSVCDTDAAYSEHILCEWRVVLKEFSQVDNERIVVVKQIAETERRHSASGPSVNHSLVEIFTKSLLSPSLRPLSSKEVAVAVKTSLSRPREKWRSWNLGGSVSWKVHRILMVLVMTLPGPPVISYEEEVGQLKETAGNEALDLFHALSCLRLREGVLPFGNFTFLPSSTPLDSFAPLLGFLRSWGCXFLVLLNLSRDTRRLESSWASGLPTGGVFAASSGLDRVGFLSLETLLLKPEEAVVIRLLDSRTFS from the exons ATGCCATTCAGCGTAGACAGTGATGTGGGCTATGGCAGTACACCGCGTGGACCGAGGTTAGGTTCCAGCCCCGCGGGGTGTCCGGAGGCCTCGGAGACAGGCCCCCTCCTAATCCCGGTTCGCGAGTTGGATCCCAGCCCTCACCGGGTACGCATGAGCAAGAAGGAGCTGGAGCGTGTGGCTGGGGGGCCCGGCTGGAGGAAACCGCGCTCCCGTCCGGTGCTGCTATTCCGGGTCAGCTGGCTGTCTGTCCTGGGCGCTGCCCTGGCCGTCTTTTTCCCGAGTCCTCGACCTGTCGCGCCGTCCCTGAGATGGTGGCGGAAAACGCCTTTCTACTGGGAGTCGCGTACCCTGCTCCTGAGCTCCCGTCGAGTCGGAACGGGGGCTGTCAACG GGGCGCGTGACCGCATGCAGTACCTGCGCTCTTTGGGTGTGGGGGCACTGATTGTGGAGGGCCTCTTCTCCAAGGACTTCCCCACGCCAGGCCTGCTGAAGTCCAACAGCTCCATGGGTGCTCTGTCCCAGCTTCAGCATATTCTTGCTGAGGGCAACAAAGCAG ATCTGAAAATCCTGTTGGACCTCTGTGGTTTGGACCTGTCTGATCTCAGTAGTACAAACCTGGGCAATGAAATGGGAGAGTCTGGAAACTCAACAGGGTTGGTACGTGCAAGTACAAAGATTTTAGAATG tttggaacagGGTGTGGCGGGAGTCAGCGTGTGTGACACAGATGCAGCCTATTCAGAGCAT ATACTTTGTGAGTGGAGAGTTGTGCTGAAAGAGTTCAGTCAAGTGGATAATGAGAG GATTGTGGTTGTGAAGCAGATAGCGGAGACAGAACGAAGGCACAGTGCATCAGGTCCCAGTGTCAACCACTCATTGGTGGAGATCTTCACAAAGTCCCTCCTTTCTCCATCGCTGCGGCCGCTGTCTTCAAAGGAAGTGGCTGTTGCTGTAAAGACGAGTCTGTCGAGACCACGTGAAAAGTGGCGTAGCTGGAAC CTGGGAGGGTCAGTGTCATGGAAAGTACACAGGATACTTATGGTGCTGGTGATGACGCTACCAGGGCCGCCTGTCATCAGCTATGAGGAGGAAGTCGGCCAGTTAAAG GAGACAGCCGGGAATGAAGCCTTGGACCTGTTTCACGCACTCAGCTGCCTGCGCTTAAGGGAGGGGGTTCTGCCCTTTGGCAACTTCACCTTTCTGCCCTCTAGCACCCCACTGGACTCCTTTGCC CCACTCCTTGGCTTCCTGCGATCCTGGGGCT GCTTCCTTGTGCTGCTCAACCTTAGCCGAGACACTCGTCGCTTGGAGTCCAGCTGGGCCTCGGGCCTCCCTACTGGCGGTGTGTTCGCAGCCAGCTCCGGCCTTgaccgtgtgggtttcctctcccTAGAAACGCTGCTCCTGAAGCCCGAAGAGGCTGTGGTTATTCGGTTGTTGGATTCTAGAACCTTCTCATAA
- the ppm1na gene encoding protein phosphatase, Mg2+/Mn2+ dependent, 1Na (putative) isoform X2: MIVNSGCRDGLKAGHQTDRGAQGLGMSKGDEEEDEEEEATPSPYLERPILDKSMAEGSTKKGINYAVGSMQGWRAHMEDAHTCIPEMDGELSSWGYFAVFDGHAGSTVAEYCSHHLLDHILATGMIKEEENKVEVMEGIREGFLRIDKHMHTLSRQENWDRSGSTAAAVMLSPQNIYFINCGDSRTLLCRDGQVCFYTEDHKPCNPREKERIQNAGGSVTLQRVNGSLAVSRALGDFDFKEVEWRKQTEQLVSPEPEVCELERSPGDEFLVVACDGVWDALDNEELCAFVRSRLQVTDDLREVCAQVIDLCLYKGSLDNISIIIICFPGAPRVSPETLQQEAALEELIEKKVEDVFRVIRSRDKDPDLLYVMRFVASEDIPGLPPGGGITSKRDCVIAAYQKQMASYRPQEFMDISGSEDSS; this comes from the exons ATGATCGTCAACAGCGGCTGCAGAGACGGACTGAAAGCCGGACATCAGACAGACAG GGGAGCCCAGGGGCTGGGTATGTCCAAgggggacgaggaggaggatgaggaggaggaggccacgCCAAGCCCTTACCTGGAGCGGCCCATCTTGGACAAGAGCATGGCAGAAGGCAGCACCAAGAAGGGAATTAACTATGCTGTGGGCAGCATGCAGGGCTGGCGTGCCCACATGGAGGATGCCCACACCTGCATCCCTGAGATGGATGGAGAGCTGTCCAGCTGGGGCTACTTTGCTGTGTTTGACGGGCACGCCGGGAGCACCGTGGCAGAGTACTGCTCACATCACCTGCTGGATCACATCTTGGCCACAG GGATgataaaagaggaggaaaacaaggtGGAAGTGATGGAGGGGATTCGTGAGGGCTTCCTGCGAATcgacaaacacatgcacacctTGTCGCGTCAGGAGAATTGGGACCGCAGCGGCTCGACCGCAGCTGCTGTCATGCTCTCGCCCCAAAACATCTACTTCATCAACTGTGGCGACTCACGGACACTCCTGTGCCGCGACGGTCAAGTCTGCTTCTACACAGAGGACCACAAGCCCTGCAACCCACGTGAGAAGGAGCGCATCCAGAACGCAGGCGGCTCCGTCACTCTGCAGAGGGTCAACGGCTCCTTGGCCGTGTCCCGGGCGCTTGGGGACTTTGACTTCAAGGAGGTGGAGTGGCGGAAGCAGACGGAGCAGCTTGTGTCGCCAGAGCCGGAGGTGTGCGAGCTGGAGCGTTCGCCAGGAGACGAGTTCCTGGTGGTGGCTTGCGACGGGGTGTGGGACGCCCTCGACAACGAGGAACTATGCGCCTTCGTGCGCAGTCGGCTGCAGGTCACCGATGACCTACGGGAGGTGTGCGCCCAGGTCATTGACCTCTGCCTCTACAAG GGCAGTTTGGACAATATCAGCATTATCATCATCTGCTTCCCTGGTGCTCCTCGGGTGTCACCTGAGACTCTGCAACAGGAGGCTGCCCTGGAGGAGCTTATTGAGAAGAAAGTAGAAG ATGTTTTCCGGGTGATACGATCAAGAGATAAAGACCCTGACCTGTTGTATGTAATGAGATTTGTGGCCTCAGAAGACATACCTGGTCTACCACCAGGTGGCGGCATCACTAGCAA GCGGGACTGTGTTATAGCTGCTTATCAGAAGCAGATGGCATCCTACAGACCGCAGGAATTCATG GATATCAGTGGCTCGGAGGACTCCAGCTAG
- the ppm1na gene encoding protein phosphatase, Mg2+/Mn2+ dependent, 1Na (putative) isoform X1 — MRTSRRASNVEVPSCLRQLVKETERMVAFFFRGAQGLGMSKGDEEEDEEEEATPSPYLERPILDKSMAEGSTKKGINYAVGSMQGWRAHMEDAHTCIPEMDGELSSWGYFAVFDGHAGSTVAEYCSHHLLDHILATGMIKEEENKVEVMEGIREGFLRIDKHMHTLSRQENWDRSGSTAAAVMLSPQNIYFINCGDSRTLLCRDGQVCFYTEDHKPCNPREKERIQNAGGSVTLQRVNGSLAVSRALGDFDFKEVEWRKQTEQLVSPEPEVCELERSPGDEFLVVACDGVWDALDNEELCAFVRSRLQVTDDLREVCAQVIDLCLYKGSLDNISIIIICFPGAPRVSPETLQQEAALEELIEKKVEDVFRVIRSRDKDPDLLYVMRFVASEDIPGLPPGGGITSKRDCVIAAYQKQMASYRPQEFMDISGSEDSS; from the exons ATGAGAACATCACGCAGGGCTAGCAATGTGGAAGTGCCCTCCTGCCTCCGACAGCTTGTGAAGGAGACTGAAAGGATGGTTGCCTTTTTCTTCAGGGGAGCCCAGGGGCTGGGTATGTCCAAgggggacgaggaggaggatgaggaggaggaggccacgCCAAGCCCTTACCTGGAGCGGCCCATCTTGGACAAGAGCATGGCAGAAGGCAGCACCAAGAAGGGAATTAACTATGCTGTGGGCAGCATGCAGGGCTGGCGTGCCCACATGGAGGATGCCCACACCTGCATCCCTGAGATGGATGGAGAGCTGTCCAGCTGGGGCTACTTTGCTGTGTTTGACGGGCACGCCGGGAGCACCGTGGCAGAGTACTGCTCACATCACCTGCTGGATCACATCTTGGCCACAG GGATgataaaagaggaggaaaacaaggtGGAAGTGATGGAGGGGATTCGTGAGGGCTTCCTGCGAATcgacaaacacatgcacacctTGTCGCGTCAGGAGAATTGGGACCGCAGCGGCTCGACCGCAGCTGCTGTCATGCTCTCGCCCCAAAACATCTACTTCATCAACTGTGGCGACTCACGGACACTCCTGTGCCGCGACGGTCAAGTCTGCTTCTACACAGAGGACCACAAGCCCTGCAACCCACGTGAGAAGGAGCGCATCCAGAACGCAGGCGGCTCCGTCACTCTGCAGAGGGTCAACGGCTCCTTGGCCGTGTCCCGGGCGCTTGGGGACTTTGACTTCAAGGAGGTGGAGTGGCGGAAGCAGACGGAGCAGCTTGTGTCGCCAGAGCCGGAGGTGTGCGAGCTGGAGCGTTCGCCAGGAGACGAGTTCCTGGTGGTGGCTTGCGACGGGGTGTGGGACGCCCTCGACAACGAGGAACTATGCGCCTTCGTGCGCAGTCGGCTGCAGGTCACCGATGACCTACGGGAGGTGTGCGCCCAGGTCATTGACCTCTGCCTCTACAAG GGCAGTTTGGACAATATCAGCATTATCATCATCTGCTTCCCTGGTGCTCCTCGGGTGTCACCTGAGACTCTGCAACAGGAGGCTGCCCTGGAGGAGCTTATTGAGAAGAAAGTAGAAG ATGTTTTCCGGGTGATACGATCAAGAGATAAAGACCCTGACCTGTTGTATGTAATGAGATTTGTGGCCTCAGAAGACATACCTGGTCTACCACCAGGTGGCGGCATCACTAGCAA GCGGGACTGTGTTATAGCTGCTTATCAGAAGCAGATGGCATCCTACAGACCGCAGGAATTCATG GATATCAGTGGCTCGGAGGACTCCAGCTAG